The Bacteroidota bacterium genome contains a region encoding:
- a CDS encoding SUMF1/EgtB/PvdO family nonheme iron enzyme, giving the protein MKIKIKLINLIFILHLLIPLAVQAQIIIPENKPKQNNKPTNSQPENLNKLTLKILANKNCIITIDTEDKGLAQANVIKKIYLPKGEFLLEAKSTEDSRDIFYMKYTVVQEDINSEKLLGIDIAKVTEARLEKEKADIEAKKDAEYLAQQQKYSQLDAEEEQRKANEELEKDKARLNVMLKELSDNMVVVEGGTYTMGCTSDQWPNCYGSEKPAHEVSVGSFYISKYEVTRTQWKAVMGVDVDNNSACDNCPVENVSWDDAQEFIAKLNALTGQTYRLPTEAEWEFAARGGNLSKKYKYPGSNKLNDVAWLAENSNYIIHPVGMKKPNELGLYDMGGNVWEWCSDWFGDFTTDKQADPPGADIGSGRVVKGGSYLIGALRGRCASRGTSDQTTAEAGTGFRLAKGK; this is encoded by the coding sequence ATGAAAATAAAAATCAAATTAATTAATCTCATTTTTATACTGCACCTTCTTATACCGCTTGCGGTGCAGGCACAGATAATTATACCGGAGAACAAACCGAAACAAAATAATAAGCCGACCAACTCGCAGCCAGAAAATCTAAATAAACTTACGCTGAAGATTCTGGCGAATAAAAATTGTATAATTACGATCGATACCGAAGATAAGGGTCTTGCACAGGCCAATGTTATAAAAAAGATTTATTTGCCGAAAGGGGAGTTTCTGCTAGAAGCCAAAAGTACAGAAGACAGCCGCGATATTTTTTATATGAAATATACCGTCGTACAGGAAGATATCAATTCCGAGAAGCTGCTCGGCATTGATATTGCCAAAGTAACAGAAGCCCGCCTCGAAAAAGAAAAAGCCGATATCGAAGCGAAAAAGGATGCAGAATATCTAGCACAACAGCAGAAATATTCACAACTCGATGCCGAAGAAGAACAGCGCAAAGCAAACGAAGAGCTAGAGAAGGATAAGGCCCGCCTTAATGTGATGCTGAAAGAGCTCTCTGATAATATGGTAGTGGTGGAAGGTGGGACATATACCATGGGCTGTACTTCCGATCAATGGCCCAATTGTTATGGAAGTGAAAAGCCAGCGCATGAGGTGAGCGTCGGGAGTTTTTATATCAGCAAATATGAAGTTACACGCACTCAATGGAAAGCTGTAATGGGAGTGGATGTAGATAATAACTCCGCCTGTGATAACTGTCCTGTAGAAAATGTTAGTTGGGATGATGCCCAGGAATTTATTGCCAAACTAAACGCGCTTACCGGACAAACTTATCGCCTTCCAACCGAAGCTGAATGGGAGTTTGCAGCTCGTGGAGGAAACCTCAGTAAAAAGTATAAATACCCGGGAAGTAATAAACTCAATGATGTTGCATGGTTGGCGGAGAATAGTAATTATATAATTCACCCTGTAGGGATGAAAAAACCTAATGAGTTAGGTCTTTACGATATGGGCGGCAACGTGTGGGAATGGTGCAGCGATTGGTTTGGCGATTTTACGACGGATAAACAGGCAGATCCACCCGGTGCTGATATTGGCTCAGGGCGGGTTGTTAAAGGTGGCAGTTACCTGATCGGGGCACTGCGAGGGCGCTGTGCATCGAGGGGTACCTCAGATCAAACTACAGCAGAGGCTGGGACTGGTTTCAGACTCGCCAAGGGAAAATAG
- a CDS encoding SUMF1/EgtB/PvdO family nonheme iron enzyme: MKSRNILIKCLATIACLLFNSVLYAQIIIPENKPKQNNNTSPQQATSNKFILKISSNLRCRIKIDGEDKGIVENGGIKKVYLIKGVYKIEAISTENNSDFFSSKYTVIEQDLNTEDLYEIDLLKIRNNRIANEKAAENEKAAVKAKAKYDSIARANAEIAARVKALAQAKSDSIERIKREDIAKALAIAEFKADSTAKAKADSIAKAIESAWNAMPQEIIDQYDLTFVKVNGGYFLMGSPYSEVERNSYETQHRIELSNYYLGKYEVTVAQFKEFVDATGIKTDAEKDGWSWVMKGKKWKKQKKVTWQYDNKGRRYKGDLTENDQAVVHVSWHDASAYCNWLSERTGNDYRLPNEAQWEYAAKGGLKSKNYIFSGSNNIDAVAWYLGNGENRIHAVGLKQPNELGIYDMSGNVSEWCSDWYENAYYEKGPTQNPEGPTDGTERIYRGGFWGANSGDCRASFRNYSNPGNRGGSVGIRLVLIP, from the coding sequence ATGAAAAGCAGGAATATCTTAATAAAATGTCTTGCGACTATAGCTTGTCTATTGTTCAACAGTGTGCTATATGCGCAGATAATAATTCCTGAGAATAAGCCGAAGCAAAATAATAACACGAGTCCGCAGCAAGCCACATCGAATAAATTTATACTTAAAATTTCATCTAATCTTAGATGCAGAATTAAAATTGACGGAGAAGATAAGGGTATAGTCGAGAATGGTGGGATAAAGAAAGTGTATCTGATAAAGGGCGTTTATAAAATTGAAGCCATCAGTACAGAAAATAATTCTGATTTTTTTAGTTCTAAATATACTGTTATTGAACAAGACCTGAATACTGAAGACTTGTATGAGATAGACCTATTGAAAATCCGAAATAATAGGATTGCAAATGAGAAGGCAGCAGAAAATGAAAAAGCTGCTGTGAAAGCGAAAGCCAAATATGATTCGATTGCCCGGGCAAACGCTGAAATTGCAGCCAGAGTTAAAGCTCTAGCACAGGCAAAATCAGATTCTATAGAAAGGATTAAACGTGAAGACATTGCTAAAGCGTTGGCAATTGCGGAGTTTAAGGCGGATTCGACAGCGAAAGCCAAGGCAGATTCAATTGCAAAAGCCATTGAATCTGCATGGAATGCAATGCCACAGGAAATAATTGATCAATATGATCTTACTTTTGTTAAAGTAAATGGGGGCTATTTTTTAATGGGCAGTCCATATTCTGAAGTTGAAAGGAATAGCTATGAAACGCAGCACCGAATCGAGCTTAGTAATTATTATTTGGGAAAATATGAAGTGACAGTCGCGCAGTTTAAGGAATTTGTTGATGCGACAGGAATAAAAACTGATGCCGAAAAGGATGGTTGGAGTTGGGTGATGAAGGGCAAGAAATGGAAAAAGCAAAAAAAAGTTACCTGGCAATATGATAATAAAGGCCGCAGATATAAGGGCGACCTTACCGAAAATGATCAGGCTGTTGTTCATGTAAGTTGGCATGACGCCAGTGCCTATTGCAACTGGCTTAGTGAAAGAACAGGAAATGATTATCGCTTGCCTAATGAAGCGCAGTGGGAGTACGCTGCAAAAGGCGGATTAAAAAGTAAAAACTACATTTTTTCTGGTAGCAATAACATAGATGCAGTAGCTTGGTACCTGGGAAATGGGGAAAATAGAATCCATGCCGTTGGACTGAAGCAGCCCAATGAACTTGGAATTTATGATATGAGCGGGAATGTGTCAGAGTGGTGTAGTGATTGGTATGAGAATGCATACTATGAAAAAGGTCCTACACAAAATCCTGAAGGACCTACAGATGGGACTGAACGTATTTACCGTGGTGGTTTTTGGGGGGCTAATTCTGGGGATTGCCGAGCATCTTTTCGGAATTACAGCAATCCTGGGAATAGAGGTGGTAGCGTTGGCATCAGATTGGTCTTAATACCATAA